A window of the Henckelia pumila isolate YLH828 chromosome 3, ASM3356847v2, whole genome shotgun sequence genome harbors these coding sequences:
- the LOC140893248 gene encoding putative germin-like protein 9-2: MSLGKKMIFLALVALTISQTAKAGDPDILTDFILPPNYNQVDGNFFTFTGLRSLVYDPIPPSFKVIKANMEQLPALNGQSVSYAALVYPSNSVNPVHTHPRSAELLFVLQGSLEVGFVDTKNKLYCQTLQTGDIFVFPKGLVHFQYNADSKNPAMALSAFGSANPGTVSLPNTLFNSTINDSVLALSFKTDVATIKKIKAGLKG, translated from the coding sequence ATGTCTTTGGgcaagaaaatgatcttcctaGCGCTCGTCGCACTTACGATATCCCAAACAGCAAAGGCAGGAGACCCTGATATCCTCACTGACTTCATCCTACCACCAAACTATAACCAAGTCGATGGAAACTTCTTCACATTCACCGGTCTTCGATCCCTCGTTTACGACCCGATCCCTCCATCCTTCAAAGTCATAAAAGCTAACATGGAACAACTTCCTGCCTTGAATGGTCAGAGTGTCTCCTATGCTGCTTTAGTATACCCGAGCAACTCGGTCAACCCAGTTCACACGCATCCCCGGTCCGCGGAGCTCCTGTTCGTGCTCCAGGGTTCATTGGAGGTTGGATTTGTGGACACAAAAAATAAACTCTACTGTCAAACTTTGCAAACAGGTGACATATTTGTGTTCCCCAAAGGGCTGGTGCATTTCCAGTATAATGCTGATTCCAAGAATCCCGCTATGGCTCTTTCTGCGTTCGGGAGCGCAAATCCGGGCACTGTTTCGTTGCCCAATACCCTCTTCAATTCCACCATTAATGACAGTGTTTTGGCTCTGTCTTTCAAGACTGATGTCGCCACTATTAAGAAAATTAAAGCTGGCCTAAAGGGATGA
- the LOC140892383 gene encoding uncharacterized protein: protein MELLGGAATRSLNHRRSPPSADRFLGTFLPQSSASTPPLELSEHDIFSSPSGSSSPSILDPTVNAKNQGQKNHGILAALNDSSKARSGSSSRPVFNHKASTTVSLSSSSSTSPSTSFSSRIMIPKRPPPLPSQAERMRLYHQSAPVNVPVIPEALRKKAMEFDGVLLEEEEEEEGNGVILPPHEVVAARHSPLLACSVMEGAGRTLKGRDLRQVRNAVWRKTGFSD, encoded by the coding sequence ATGGAACTACTCGGCGGCGCCGCCACCCGTTCCCTCAACCACCGCCGTAGCCCTCCCTCTGCCGATAGGTTCTTGGGAACATTTCTACCTCAATCATCCGCCTCCACGCCTCCGCTAGAACTCTCCGAGCACGATATTTTCAGCTCCCCTTCCGGTAGTTCTTCCCCCTCGATCCTCGACCCCACCGTCAACGCGAAGAATCAGGGACAGAAGAATCATGGCATCTTAGCTGCCCTGAATGATAGCTCCAAAGCCCGATCAGGATCCAGTTCCAGGCCCGTGTTCAACCACAAGGCGTCCACTACGGTTTCGCTATCCTCGTCCTCTTCTACTTCCCCTTCCACCTCGTTCTCGTCTCGGATAATGATACCGAAGCGGCCTCCTCCTCTGCCTTCTCAGGCGGAAAGGATGCGTTTGTACCACCAATCGGCACCGGTTAATGTGCCGGTGATTCCCGAGGCTTTGCGAAAGAAGGCGATGGAATTTGACGGTGTCTTGCTGgaagaggaggaggaggaggaggggAACGGGGTGATATTGCCGCCGCATGAGGTGGTGGCGGCGCGGCATTCGCCTCTTTTGGCATGCTCGGTGATGGAGGGAGCTGGTAGGACATTGAAAGGAAGGGATCTCAGGCAGGTGCGCAATGCCGTTTGGCGAAAGACTGGTTTCAGCGATTGA
- the LOC140890689 gene encoding mitochondrial fission protein ELM1, with product MKPIRLPEPPGSPQSMGGVPDIFEGGVYGVIRRAVVIGNGFPASENQSIGLVRALGLSDRQTLYRVTRPTGGINDFLHWLPVSFHKKLYYIISQIYGLSQILIARRGKKIAHSSTTNGGGIGLSSVLEADVKNIVRMAKETFEKDGPLLVVASGRDTISIASSIKRLASENVFVVQIQHPRSHLDRFDMVITPQHDYYPLTPSAQNQVPRFLRKWITPNEAPDGHVILTVGALHQIDFAALRNSAKSWQDEFALLPKPLVVVNIGGPTRYCRYSTDLAKQLIASLHNVLTSCGSVRISFTRRTPVKVSKIIQKELGTNPKVYIWDGEDPNPHMGHLAWADAFIVTADSVSMLSEACSTGKPVYVIGAERCTWKFVEFHKKLRDRGMVRPFTGLEDISESWSYPPLNDTADAANQVHKALAQRGWKLRP from the exons ATGAAGCCGATACGGCTTCCGGAGCCACCTGGTAGCCCGCAATCAATGGGAGGAGTGCCCGATATATTCGAAGGCGGAGTTTATGGAGTTATCCGCCGTGCGGTTGTGATCGGAAACGGTTTCCCCGCTAGCGAAAATCAGAGCATCGGATTGGTTCGGGCACTCGGCTTGTCTGATAGGCAAACTCTCTAT AGGGTTACGAGACCAACTGGAGGAATCAATGACTTTTTACACTGGCTTCCGGTTTCCTTtcacaagaagttgtattaCATTATTTCCCAGATATATGGATTATCACAAATTTTGATTGCTAGAAGGGGAAAGAAAATAGCACATTCCTCTACAACAAATGGTGGTGGCATAGGCTTGTCATCGGTGTTGGAGGCTGATGTAAAGAATATTGTGAGAATGGCTAAGGAAACTTTTGAGAA GGATGGCCCACTCCTCGTGGTTGCATCTGGCAGAGACACCATCTCGATTGCAAGTTCTATAAAAAGATTAGCATCTGAAAATGTGTTTGTTGTGCAG ATTCAGCATCCAAGATCCCATTTGGATAGGTTTGATATGGTCATCACGCCACAGCACGATTATTACCCTTTGACGCCTTCCGCACAGAATCAGGTTCCTCGGTTTCTAAGGAAATGGATAACACCAAATGAAGCTCCTGATGGGCATGTT ATCCTCACTGTCGGGGCACTTCATCAAATAGATTTTGCTGCACTTCGTAATTCAGCTAAATCCTGGCAGGATGAGTTTGCGCTTTTACCAAAGCCTTTGGTAGTAGTCAACATTGGAGGGCCTACAA GATACTGCAGATATAGCACAGACCTTGCGAAGCAGCTTATTGCTTCTTTGCATAATGTTCTAACGAGCTGTGGAAGTGTGAGAATATCATTCACTAGGCGTACACCTGTAAAG GTTTCTAAAATTATTCAGAAAGAACTCGGAACCAATCCAAAAGTATACATTTGGGATGGTGAAG ATCCAAATCCGCACATGGGACATCTCGCTTGGGCCGATGCTTTCATAGTCACTGCTGATTCAGTTAGTATGTTGAGTGAAGCCTGCAGCACTGG AAAGCCTGTTTATGTTATTGGAGCTGAACGTTGTACCTGGAAGTTTGTGGAATTCCATAAGAAGCTAAGAGATAGAGGCATGGTTCGACCATTTACAGGTCTTGAAGAT ATATCTGAAAGCTGGAGTTATCCTCCTCTAAACGATACTGCAGACGCCGCCAATCAGGTTCATAAAGCCCTCGCTCAGCGCGGATGGAAATTACGACCCTAA
- the LOC140887893 gene encoding uncharacterized protein yields MAKLQKSQPAALVDPVYSSVITLLIIVMACVELCDAVTVVDVYRLVQYDLGGVPFGSRLAALNHHAGSSLFSSSEVADLSRTVLILPVRELNLTLIREYIGQRKPLGGLLLLLPPVFSPQNLDSGGGAGHDSEKGFVKEVLTELERVLIHANIPYPVYFGFEDEYVNAVLADVKKNDATGQLATATTGGYKLLVAAAEPKKVASPTITNIQGWLPGLRADGDSNQLPTIAVVASYDTFGAAPALSVGSDSNGSGIVALLEIARLFSALYKNPKTRGRYNLLFALTSGGPYNYNGTQKWLRSLDQRLRETIDYAICLNSLGSSNNELWIHVSKPPENAYIKQIFEGFSSVSGELGLKVGLKHKKINISNPRIAWEHEQFSRLRVTAATVSALSVAPDFLESAGGLSDNSHFVDEASISQSVKLVAESLARHIYGQDGKRTDIFADDSSLSVNPYYIHSWLDFLSTTPRVAPFLAKSDPLIMALKKELEDHTVEVNIQQEIFDGLLTFYDSTSARLHIYQVASVTFDLLLLLVLGSYLITLFSFLVITTRGLDDLISLFRRPTSRKVKTA; encoded by the exons ATGGCGAAACTACAGAAATCTCAGCCGGCGGCGTTGGTGGACCCGGTGTACTCCTCCGTGATCACGTTGCTCATCATAGTCATGGCGTGTGTGGAGCTATGCGACGCCGTCACGGTGGTCGACGTCTACCGCCTCGTGCAATACGATCTCGGAGGAGTGCCGTTTGGATCCCGCCTCGCCGCTCTCAACCACCATGCCGGCTCCTCCCTCTTCTCCTCCTCTGAAGTCGCCGATCTCTCCCGCACGGTCCTCATTCTTCCCGTCCGTGAATTGAATCTCACTCTCATTAGAG AATACATTGGACAAAGGAAGCCATTAGGTGGTCTTTTGCTTTTACTTCCACCAGTTTTTAGTCCTCAAAACCTAGACAGCGGGGGTGGTGCCGGTCATGATTCTGAAAAAGGCTTCGTGAAGGAAGTTCTTACTGAACTAGAACGCGTGCTTATACATGCAAATATCCCT TATCCAGTGTATTTTGGATTTGAGGATGAGTATGTTAATGCTGTGCTAGCTGATGTGAAGAAGAATGATGCTACTGGTCAGCTGGCTACTGCCACAACAGGAGG GTACAAACTTCTGGTCGCTGCAGCAGAACCCAAGAAAGTTGCCTCTCCCACAATCACAAATATTCAG GGATGGCTACCAGGCTTGAGAGCTGACGGCGATTCCAATCAACTTCCAACTATTGCTGTAGTGGCATCATATGACACATTTGGAGCTGCTCCA GCATTATCCGTTGGAAGTGATAGCAATGGAAGTGGAATTGTGGCACTTCTAGAAATAGCTAGGTTATTTTCAGCTTTGTATAAAAATCCTAAGACAAGAGGAAGGTATAATTTACTCTTTGCACTGACATCTGGAGGACCTTATAACTACAATGGAACTCAAAAG TGGCTACGGAGTTTGGACCAAAGGTTGCGTGAAACTATTGACTATGCTATTTGCTTGAATAGCCTTGGTTCATCTAACAATGAGTTATGGATTCATGTCTCCAAGCCTCCCGAGAATGCATacataaaacaaatttttgag GGTTTTTCCAGCGTGTCTGGAGAATTGGGGCTAAAAGTTGGTCTGAAGCACAAGAAGATTAACATATCTAATCCTCGA ATTGCATGGGAGCATGAGCAATTTTCAAGGCTGAGAGTGACAGCAGCAACAGTGTCTGCTCTTTCTGTCGCACCTGATTTTCTGGAAAGTGCTGGAGGTTTGTCAGACAACAG CCATTTTGTTGATGAAGCTTCAATAAGCCAAAGTGTCAAATTAGTTGCTGAAAGTCTTGCT AGGCATATTTATGGCCAGGATGGGAAAAGGACTGATATATTTGCAGATGACAGCAGTTTATCTGTTAACCCTTATTATATCCATTCTTGGTTAGATTTTTTGTCAACAACACCTCGAGTGGCCCCATTTCTTGCAAAGAGCGATCCTCTCATCATGGCTCTAAAAAAG GAATTAGAAGACCACACCGTCGAAGTGAATATACAACAGGAAATATTTGATGGGTTGCTCACCTTTTATGATTCAACCTCTGCGAGGTTACACATCTATCAG GTTGCAAGTGTGACATTTGACTTGCTTTTGCTGCTGGTTCTTGGATCATATTTGATTACACTTTTCAGTTTTCTGGTCATCACAACAAGG GGTCTTGACGATCTTATCAGTCTATTTCGTCGTCCCACTTCCCGGAAAGTGAAAACTGCTTAA
- the LOC140888857 gene encoding peroxidase 60-like, with protein sequence MEKFALALVVVVCAALSGWCEGGAPPLQVGFYNGKCGSSDVEAVVGGVIASFYAKDPTITAALLRMQFHDCFVNGCDASLLLDGPNTEKTAVPNLSVRGYEIIAAAKAAVEAICPGFVSCADIIIMATRDAVSLGGGGRYTVWTGRRDGTVSLAKNVNLPAPSISVSDSIKAFGKKGLNPTDMVYLLGGHTVGVAHCSLFQDRLYNFQNTGKPDPNMDPTLRATLIATCPQNSSVDNTANLDQNSTSSLTVDNSYYQQIVSNRGILQIDQELALDPLSKPTVTAIAKGSDFSTRFSEAMIKLGAVQVLTGKKGEIRRFCNTTKAFSN encoded by the exons ATGGAAAAATTCGCGTTAGCATTAGTAGTTGTTGTCTGCGCCGCCTTGAGTGGGTGGTGCGAGGGTGGCGCACCACCACTTCAGGTGGGTTTCTACAATGGGAAATGTGGCTCCTCCGACGTGGAGGCGGTTGTAGGCGGTGTCATCGCTTCATTTTACGCCAAGGATCCCACCATTACCGCCGCTCTCCTCCGCATGCAGTTTCACGATTGCTTTGTCAAC ggTTGTGATGCATCACTTCTACTGGACGGCCCCAACACTGAGAAAACCGCAGTGCCTAATCTAAGCGTACGAGGTTATGAGATTATCGCCGCCGCCAAAGCCGCCGTGGAAGCCATCTGCCCTGGATTCGTTTCATGTGCTGATATCATTATCATGGCCACAAGAGATGCAGTTTCACTG GGAGGCGGAGGGCGATATACGGTGTGGACGGGAAGGCGAGACGGGACCGTCTCTCTTGCTAAGAATGTGAATCTACCAGCTCCTTCAATATCTGTCTCGGATTCAATCAAAGCTTTTGGCAAGAAGGGCCTTAATCCAACCGACATGGTTTATCTCCTAG GTGGTCACACCGTCGGTGTTGCTCATTGTTCGCTCTTTCAAGATCGTCTCTACAATTTCCAGAACACTGGAAAACCTGACCCAAACATGGATCCTACGCTACGTGCCACGTTAATCGCGACATGCCCTCAAAACTCAAGCGTCGACAACACCGCGAACCTTGATCAGAACTCTACGAGTTCATTGACCGTGGATAATTCCTACTATCAACAAATAGTTTCGAACCGAGGGATCCTGCAGATTGATCAAGAACTAGCTCTTGATCCGCTGTCAAAGCCAACCGTTACCGCCATTGCTAAGGGATCCGACTTCTCCACAAGATTTAGCGAAGCCATGATCAAGCTAGGGGCAGTCCAAGTTCTCACTGGAAAAAAAGGAGAGATTAGACGGTTCTGCAACACCACAAAAGCGTTTTCCAACTAA